From the genome of Halorussus caseinilyticus, one region includes:
- the dnaJ gene encoding molecular chaperone DnaJ, giving the protein MSEDFYDVLGVSRDADEDEIKSAYRDKATEYHPDVSDDPNAEEKFKKLQKAKEVLTDDEKRQAYDQMGHDRFEQAEKRGGFDGGAGAGGAGPGGMGGGPFGGGMGGQGGMGDIFEQFFGGGGRSRQSNRPQKGQDLRTRMTIDLEDAFEGVEKQVSVRRPERCDDCDGEGHPPGTDSHTCEECNGRGQVTQVQQTPLGRVQQTQTCRRCGGEGEIYAETCSTCGGDGTVRREATLSVEVPAGIQSGQTLQMDGEGAPGPNGGPNGDLLIEVEVEDHPDFEREGDDLRRQEPVSFPQATFGDTVEIPTLDGTVEMDVPAGTQSGETFRLQGKGMPHLRGRGQGDLYVTVQVVTPTDLNDEQKEALQQFAEAGGEEISVEEGFFEKIKNSF; this is encoded by the coding sequence ATGAGCGAGGACTTCTACGACGTACTCGGCGTGAGTAGGGACGCCGACGAGGACGAAATAAAATCGGCTTACCGCGACAAGGCGACCGAGTACCACCCCGACGTGAGCGACGACCCGAACGCCGAAGAGAAGTTCAAAAAGCTCCAGAAGGCCAAGGAAGTGCTGACCGACGACGAGAAGCGTCAAGCCTACGACCAGATGGGCCACGACCGGTTCGAACAGGCCGAGAAGCGCGGCGGGTTCGACGGTGGCGCTGGCGCGGGCGGCGCGGGTCCCGGCGGCATGGGCGGCGGTCCGTTCGGCGGCGGCATGGGCGGACAGGGCGGCATGGGCGACATCTTCGAGCAGTTCTTCGGCGGCGGCGGTCGGAGTCGCCAGTCCAACCGGCCCCAGAAGGGCCAAGACCTCCGCACGCGCATGACCATCGACCTCGAAGACGCCTTCGAGGGCGTCGAAAAGCAGGTCAGCGTCCGGCGTCCGGAGCGATGCGACGACTGCGACGGCGAGGGCCACCCGCCGGGTACCGACTCCCACACTTGCGAGGAGTGCAACGGCCGCGGGCAGGTCACGCAGGTCCAGCAGACCCCGCTCGGTCGGGTCCAGCAGACCCAGACCTGCCGTCGCTGTGGCGGCGAGGGCGAAATCTACGCCGAGACGTGTTCGACCTGCGGCGGCGACGGCACGGTCCGCCGCGAGGCCACCCTCTCGGTCGAAGTCCCGGCGGGCATCCAGTCGGGCCAGACCCTCCAGATGGACGGCGAGGGCGCGCCCGGACCCAACGGCGGGCCGAACGGCGACCTGCTCATCGAAGTCGAAGTCGAGGACCACCCCGACTTCGAACGCGAGGGCGACGACCTGCGGCGACAGGAACCCGTCTCGTTCCCGCAGGCGACGTTCGGCGATACGGTCGAGATTCCGACCCTCGACGGCACCGTCGAGATGGACGTGCCCGCGGGCACCCAGAGCGGCGAGACCTTCCGCCTGCAGGGGAAGGGCATGCCCCACCTCCGCGGGCGGGGACAGGGCGACCTCTACGTGACGGTGCAGGTCGTCACGCCCACGGACCTCAACGACGAGCAGAAGGAAGCCCTCCAGCAGTTCGCGGAGGCCGGTGGAGAGGAGATTAGCGTCGAGGAAGGCTTCTTCGAGAAGATTAAGAACTCCTTCTAA
- a CDS encoding CPBP family intramembrane glutamic endopeptidase: MPPAPQYPSFAAVTMFVLGLLIVLARASQAMFEDPDETDERSDTGDDSDSRPPATGAARIERHADTGRTRAERIEREVLDGEDDGGDASPWNDAEGTSDADASPWGENEAELDARRASAERDPDARQQERLEFTTGALLANVALSQGVFGAILVAAAWVADLPLEALGVRLGDPWSVGLPALAVGTAVGVALYAANELSTTVLDSTGVDYSEGLREALAPDTPRGWAVLLGVVLPVIAVFEELLFRAALVGAFAAGFGVSPWALAVFSTVAFAIGHGAQGPGGVAVTGLLGFALAAAFVLTGSLLVVVVAHYLVNALEFVVHEGFGVEWAREPPTSEDERF, from the coding sequence ATGCCGCCAGCGCCGCAGTACCCGTCGTTCGCCGCCGTCACCATGTTCGTCCTCGGGTTGCTCATCGTCCTCGCGCGGGCCTCCCAAGCGATGTTCGAGGACCCCGACGAGACCGACGAGCGGTCCGATACCGGCGACGACTCGGACTCGCGCCCGCCCGCGACCGGTGCGGCCCGAATCGAACGCCACGCCGACACCGGGCGGACGCGCGCCGAGCGAATCGAGCGCGAGGTCCTCGACGGCGAGGACGACGGAGGTGACGCGAGTCCGTGGAACGACGCCGAGGGGACTTCCGACGCCGACGCGAGTCCGTGGGGCGAAAACGAGGCCGAACTCGACGCCCGGCGAGCGTCGGCGGAGCGCGACCCCGACGCCCGCCAGCAGGAGCGTCTCGAATTCACCACCGGCGCGTTGCTGGCGAACGTCGCCCTGAGTCAGGGCGTCTTCGGCGCTATCCTCGTGGCCGCGGCGTGGGTCGCCGACCTGCCGCTTGAGGCCCTCGGCGTCCGACTCGGCGACCCGTGGAGCGTCGGACTCCCGGCGCTCGCAGTGGGCACGGCGGTCGGCGTCGCGCTGTACGCCGCGAACGAACTCTCCACGACGGTTCTGGACTCTACGGGCGTGGACTACTCCGAGGGACTGCGCGAAGCCCTCGCCCCCGACACGCCCCGGGGTTGGGCAGTGCTACTCGGCGTCGTCCTGCCCGTCATCGCCGTGTTCGAGGAACTGCTGTTCAGGGCCGCGCTCGTCGGCGCGTTCGCGGCGGGGTTCGGCGTCTCGCCGTGGGCGCTCGCGGTGTTCTCCACCGTCGCGTTCGCCATCGGACACGGCGCGCAGGGACCCGGCGGCGTGGCCGTGACCGGCCTGCTCGGGTTCGCGCTGGCGGCCGCGTTCGTCCTCACCGGGAGTCTGCTCGTCGTGGTGGTCGCCCACTATCTGGTCAACGCGCTGGAGTTTGTCGTCCACGAGGGATTTGGCGTCGAGTGGGCGCGGGAACCGCCGACCAGCGAAGACGAACGTTTTTAG
- a CDS encoding AMP-binding protein, with amino-acid sequence MDTLEDVDEIVHEPTEEFVESTNVYQFMQEHDIEDYDELVERTTTEVEGVEESGVEWFWDEMVEYLDIDFYEDYDAIRDDSEGPQFSEWYDGGELNIAHNVVDRHAAPDSETRNKVACIWEGEGGEVREITFHELARQSNKVANALEARGVGEGDAVGLYMPMVPEVISILYGAFKVGAIAVPIFSGFGVDATATRIEDPECKVLFTADGFYRRGDEVTLKDAADEAIDQAGHVEHTIVYERLGHISSDEVSLRWRSRDETWDEAVETQSDEYDTASMASGDESMLLYSSGTTGKPKGIVHTHAGALMQAAKEIYFGFDHKPSDRFFWVSDIGWMMGPWTLIGNHAFGGTVFMYEGAPDHPEPDRFWKMIDRHGISTFGISPTAIRALRKHGDEYVEKHDLSTLRLLGSTGEPWDPESWQWFYEKVGGSEAPIINISGGTEIMGCFLMPMPIQSLKPCTLGGPGLGMDIDIVNSQGESIADTHERGFLVARDSCPSMTKSLWSGDERYLEEYWSSFEDPPLWDHGDWAQKDAEGFWFLHGRADDAINVAGRKVGPAEVEGALIDHDAVNQAAAVGVPDDTTGQAVVTYVILEDGYEVSDDLREELRAQVGEELGKPFRPREVLFVSEFPKTQSGKIIRRAIEATYTGEDLGDMSSIENPEALDELEDAE; translated from the coding sequence ATGGATACGCTCGAAGACGTAGACGAAATCGTCCACGAACCGACCGAGGAGTTCGTGGAATCGACCAACGTCTACCAGTTCATGCAGGAACACGACATCGAGGACTACGACGAACTCGTCGAACGAACCACGACCGAGGTGGAGGGCGTCGAGGAGTCCGGCGTCGAGTGGTTCTGGGACGAGATGGTCGAGTACCTCGACATCGACTTCTACGAGGACTACGACGCGATTCGGGACGACAGCGAGGGACCCCAGTTCTCGGAGTGGTACGACGGCGGCGAGTTGAACATCGCCCACAACGTGGTGGACCGCCACGCCGCCCCCGACAGCGAGACCCGAAACAAGGTCGCGTGCATCTGGGAGGGCGAGGGCGGCGAGGTCCGGGAAATCACGTTCCACGAACTCGCCCGCCAGTCGAACAAGGTCGCCAACGCCCTCGAAGCGCGCGGCGTCGGCGAGGGCGACGCGGTGGGTCTCTACATGCCGATGGTGCCCGAAGTCATCTCCATCCTCTACGGCGCGTTCAAGGTCGGCGCAATCGCGGTACCTATCTTCTCCGGGTTCGGCGTGGACGCCACCGCCACCCGCATCGAGGACCCCGAGTGTAAGGTGCTGTTCACCGCCGACGGCTTCTACCGCCGCGGCGACGAGGTGACGCTGAAGGACGCCGCCGACGAGGCCATCGACCAAGCGGGCCACGTCGAACACACCATCGTCTACGAGCGACTCGGCCACATCTCCAGCGACGAGGTGTCGCTGAGGTGGCGAAGCAGAGACGAGACGTGGGACGAGGCGGTCGAGACCCAATCGGACGAGTACGACACCGCGTCGATGGCCTCGGGCGACGAGTCGATGCTCCTCTACTCGTCGGGCACCACCGGCAAGCCCAAGGGCATCGTCCACACCCACGCTGGCGCGCTGATGCAGGCCGCCAAGGAGATTTACTTCGGCTTCGACCACAAGCCGAGCGACCGCTTCTTCTGGGTGTCGGACATCGGGTGGATGATGGGACCGTGGACGCTCATCGGCAACCACGCGTTCGGCGGCACCGTCTTCATGTACGAGGGCGCGCCCGACCACCCCGAACCCGACCGCTTCTGGAAGATGATAGACCGCCACGGCATCTCGACGTTCGGCATCTCGCCGACCGCGATTCGCGCCCTCCGCAAGCACGGCGACGAGTACGTAGAGAAACACGACCTCTCGACCCTTCGCCTGCTGGGTTCGACCGGCGAACCGTGGGACCCCGAGAGCTGGCAGTGGTTCTACGAGAAGGTCGGCGGGAGCGAGGCACCCATCATCAACATCTCGGGCGGCACCGAAATCATGGGCTGTTTCCTGATGCCGATGCCCATCCAGTCGCTCAAGCCCTGCACGCTCGGCGGGCCGGGGCTGGGAATGGACATCGACATCGTGAACTCTCAGGGCGAGTCCATCGCCGACACCCACGAACGCGGCTTCCTCGTCGCCAGAGACTCCTGTCCCTCGATGACTAAATCGCTCTGGTCGGGCGACGAGCGATACCTCGAAGAGTACTGGTCTAGCTTCGAGGACCCGCCGCTGTGGGACCACGGCGACTGGGCACAGAAGGACGCCGAGGGCTTCTGGTTCCTCCACGGCCGGGCCGACGACGCCATCAACGTGGCTGGCCGGAAGGTGGGTCCCGCCGAAGTCGAGGGCGCGCTCATCGACCACGACGCCGTGAATCAGGCCGCCGCGGTCGGCGTCCCCGACGACACCACCGGGCAGGCCGTCGTCACCTACGTCATCCTCGAAGACGGCTACGAGGTGAGCGACGACCTGCGCGAGGAACTCCGGGCGCAGGTCGGCGAGGAACTCGGCAAGCCGTTCCGCCCCCGCGAAGTCCTGTTCGTCTCCGAGTTCCCCAAGACTCAATCGGGCAAAATCATCCGGCGGGCAATCGAGGCGACCTACACCGGCGAGGACTTGGGCGACATGTCCTCCATCGAGAACCCCGAGGCGCTGGACGAACTCGAAGACGCCGAGTAG
- a CDS encoding aldo/keto reductase gives MNDDPLDVTPKLGLGTMGIEDPDRIASAVELGYRHLDTAQIYENEGVVGRGVERASVERADLSVATKVWADSLAPEDVLASTRESLDELGVGYVDLLYVHRPIDTYDPEATLPAFDRLREEGRVRAVGVSNFDAEQVAEAREILDAPVAANQVEMHPLYRQDDLLADARRRGYSLVAYSPLAQGEVFDLPEIRAVAEKHDATPAQVSLAWLAGKENVVPIPRSSSDDHLRENLAALELSLDDEDVARIESIDRQKKLFE, from the coding sequence ATGAACGACGACCCGCTGGACGTGACCCCGAAACTCGGACTCGGAACGATGGGCATCGAGGACCCCGACCGCATCGCCTCGGCGGTCGAACTCGGCTACCGACACCTCGACACCGCCCAAATCTACGAGAACGAAGGGGTCGTCGGCCGCGGCGTCGAACGGGCCTCGGTCGAACGCGCGGACCTCTCGGTGGCGACGAAGGTGTGGGCCGACAGCCTCGCGCCCGAGGACGTACTCGCCAGCACGCGCGAGAGCCTCGACGAACTCGGCGTGGGCTACGTCGATTTGCTCTACGTCCACCGACCCATCGACACCTACGACCCCGAGGCGACCCTGCCCGCGTTCGACCGACTCCGCGAGGAGGGCCGGGTCCGCGCGGTGGGCGTGAGCAACTTCGACGCCGAACAGGTCGCCGAGGCCCGCGAGATTCTGGACGCGCCCGTCGCGGCGAATCAGGTCGAGATGCACCCGCTCTACCGGCAGGACGACCTGCTCGCCGACGCCCGGCGACGCGGCTACTCGCTCGTGGCCTACTCGCCGCTGGCGCAGGGCGAGGTGTTCGACCTGCCCGAGATTCGGGCCGTCGCCGAGAAGCACGACGCGACCCCCGCGCAGGTGAGTCTGGCGTGGCTCGCGGGCAAGGAGAACGTCGTCCCGATTCCGCGGTCGTCCAGCGACGACCACCTCCGGGAGAATCTGGCCGCGCTGGAGTTGTCGCTGGACGACGAGGACGTGGCGAGAATCGAGTCCATCGACCGCCAGAAGAAGTTGTTCGAGTAG